A stretch of the Lactuca sativa cultivar Salinas chromosome 9, Lsat_Salinas_v11, whole genome shotgun sequence genome encodes the following:
- the LOC111918208 gene encoding uncharacterized protein LOC111918208, translating into MLICYNCKNPGHHWKNCRDPPASAVPHITSAVPVYYHCNETGHKKPECPKLKTGKGDRGTNPAIASSSKGTTMVTRGRAHQMTVEEPVITTTVAGTYLLDSKSDVVMFDSGATHSFVSHTFINRLGRSIGKLAHPMVVDVVDNRTIYVTDVYRGYTLEFSGVEFPIDLIPIAMRELCVIVGMDWLDAFDAEIHCRKKQVRV; encoded by the coding sequence ATGTTGATATGCTACAACTGCAAAAATCCAGGGCATCATTGGAAGAATTGTAGGGATCCTCCTGCGAGTGCAGTACCTCATATTACTTCTGCAGTTCCCGTCTACTATCACTGCAACGAGACGGGACACAAGAAGCCTGAATGCCCGAAGTTGAAGACTGGTAAAGGAGACAGGGGTACAAATCCTGCAATTGCATCATCCTCTAAGGGAACCACTATGGTGACACGAGGTCGTGCTCACCAGATGACTGTGGAGGAGCCGGTGATTACAACGACAGTGGCAGGCACTTATTTGCTAGATTCCAAGTCcgatgttgttatgtttgatagcgGTGCTACCCATTCTTTTGTATCTCACACGTTTATTAATCGTTTGGGGCGTAGTATCGGAAAATTGGCTCACCCAATGGTTGTCGATGTTGTCGACAACCGCACTATTTATGTCACCGATGTTTATCGGGGTTACACTCTCGAGTTTTCTGGAGTTGAATTCCCCATTGATCTTATCCCTATTGCGATGCGAGAGCTTTGcgttatcgtaggcatggattggcttgatGCGTTTGATGCGGAAATCCACTGTCGTAAGAAGCAAGTTCGTGTTTGA